One segment of Drosophila ananassae strain 14024-0371.13 chromosome 3R, ASM1763931v2, whole genome shotgun sequence DNA contains the following:
- the LOC6497034 gene encoding magnesium transporter NIPA2, which translates to MNSEASSLQMPLASSPQAVGEASQMPAATPAAIAAAISNTDFYIGVGLAISSCFFIGSSFIIKKKALIRLSRYGEVRASAGGFGYLREWIWWAGLLTMGLGEAANFAAYAFAPASLVTPLGALSVIISAVMASRFLNEKLNLLGKIGCFLCILGSTIIVIHSPKEKEVEDLQLLFDMLQDPVFILYVICIVGSTVFVAFFIAPRHGHTNVAVYIFMCSGIGSLTVMSCKALGLAIRQTLNNGGNVFLTWMPWFLILVTVTFIAIQMNYLNKALDIFNTSIVTPVYYVMFTTLVIVASAILFKEFTHMKFEDILGDVCGFLIVITAVFLLNAFKDIDISLSDVRGLMRPKMQRVSQFDEEVLVTNNTKERRISYGSGDMFRKA; encoded by the exons ATGAATAGTGAAGCCTCATCACTGCAGATGCCCTTGGCATCTTCTCCGCAGGCGGTGGGGGAAGCCAGCCAAATGCCCGCAGCCACACCCGCCGCCATTGCAGCCGCCATCTCCAACACGGACTTCTACATTGGTGTCGGCCTGGCGATCTCCTCCTGCTTCTTCATAGGATCCAGCTTCATCATCAAGAAGAAGGCTCTCATCCGACTGAGCAGATATGGTGAAGTGCGGGCGTCGGCCGGAGGCTTTGGATACCTACGGGAGTGGATCTGGTGGGCTGGGCTTCTTACAA TGGGCCTGGGAGAGGCAGCCAATTTTGCGGCGTACGCCTTTGCTCCGGCCTCCTTGGTGACCCCTTTGGGTGCTCTGAGTGTGATCATCTCGGCCGTGATGGCCTCCAGATTCCTCAACGAGAAGTTGAACCTGCTGGGAAAGATTGGATGCTTTCTGTGCATATTGGGATCTACTATCATAGTGATTCACTCGCCCAAGGAAAAGGAGGTCGAGGATCTGCAGTTACTGTTCGACATGCTGCAGGATCCAGTCTTCATTCTCTACGTGATCTGTATAGTTGGTTCGACCGTGTTCGTTGCCTTCTTTATCGCCCCCCGTCACGGCCACACGAATGTGGCGGTCTATATATTCATGTGCTCCGGAATCGGGTCCCTCACGGTGATGTCTTGCAAGGCCCTGGGACTGGCAATCCGGCAGACGCTCAACAATGGTGGCAACGTGTTCTTGACATGGATGCCCTGGTTCCTTATCCTTGTGACGGTCACATTCATAGCCATCCAAATGAATTATCTCAACAAGGCTCTGGACATATTCAACACTAGCATAGTGACCCCTGTTTACTATGTGATGTTCACCACCTTGGTAATAGTGGCATCCGCCATTCTATTCAAGGAGTTCACCCACATGAAGTTCGAAGACATCCTCGGCGATGTGTGCGGCTTTCTTATTGTTATCACTGCTGTTTTCTTACTCAATGCCTTCAAGGATATAGATATATCGTTAAGCGACGTGCGTGGTCTTATGCGTCCGAAAATGCAACGGGTGTCGCAGTTCGACGAGGAGGTGCTGGTAACGAACAACACCAAGGAGCGACGCATCTCCTACGGTTCCGGAGACATGTTCCGGAAGGCCTGA
- the LOC116656041 gene encoding uncharacterized protein LOC116656041 translates to MVNHATSYTNHTIVYVELLLWRFYSVFFHYFGLMRHQYDRSQNKVTLTYYSVTIANMVGLFLVCVLCRDLPINGMQLGFVISLLLQPRSVFEKRIRLINKILRISPHLFYRYDRKFHINGTLPFTSFIKFTYLDEMMSGEDNSKIFILIGGKILTSKVSNYIIYISCMLMSSTISLIFKYIEFVNKEIATIVKRLPVAILRMEHRAVSRMKRRLILMQNLKKMCSQIIEMIFECLGSQLLFLMYFNVSFLFTLQFKYQRAIVINIICGMSLHTFLRSLGQLITMYGTNIVNNQVTPMYDFDEFRSNHNWMQKTFSTWRTEDWSELINQDSMHHLLKARLKVLGLFAPNERLLFNIVFAYCTIAYLKIMWEQAALKSGNNKLPFESKLIIHHFIAA, encoded by the coding sequence ATGGTTAACCACGCTACAAGTTACACAAACCATACTATTGTATACGTGGAGCTCCTGCTATGGCGCTTCTACAGTGTATTCTTCCACTACTTCGGCCTGATGCGACACCAATACGATCGATCACAGAACAAGGTGACATTGACCTACTATAGTGTCACCATTGCCAATATGGTGGGTCTCTTTTTGGTTTGTGTACTGTGTAGAGACCTGCCCATCAACGGGATGCAGTTGGGGTTCGTTATTTCATTGCTATTGCAACCCCGTTCGGTGTTTGAAAAACGGATCAGGCTAATTAACAAGATCTTACGGATATCTCCGCATTTATTTTATCGTTACGATCGAAAGTTTCATATCAACGGCACCCTTCCCTTCACTTCTTTCATTAAATTCACTTACCTTGATGAGATGATGAGCGGAGAGGataattctaaaatttttattttaatcggAGGTAAAATTTTGACTTCCAAGGTTTCGAATTACATCATTTACATAAGTTGCATGCTTATGAGCTCTACCATTTCCCTGATATTTAAATACATTGAATTTGTGAATAAAGAAATTGCTACCATTGTAAAGAGACTGCCGGTAGCGATCCTGCGAATGGAGCACCGTGCGGTAAGCCGGATGAAACGGCGACTGATCCTTATGCAGAACCTGAAGAAAATGTGTTCCCAAATCATCGAAATGATATTCGAATGCCTGGGTAGCCAGTTGCTATTCCTGATGTACTTCAACGTAAGCTTCCTATTTACGTTACAATTCAAATATCAAAGGGCTATCGTTATAAATATTATCTGCGGAATGTCTCTTCATACATTTCTGAGGTCTCTCGGCCAGTTGATAACGATGTATGGCACTAATATCGTAAATAACCAAGTGACGCCCATGTACGACTTTGACGAATTCCGGTCTAATCATAACTGGATGCAGAAGACGTTCTCTACGTGGAGGACCGAGGATTGGTCAGAGCTTATCAACCAGGACTCAATGCATCATTTGCTTAAGGCTCGCCTGAAAGTTCTCGGCTTGTTCGCTCCCAACGAACGACTCCTGTTCAATATCGTCTTCGCCTATTGCACAATTGCTTATTTGAAAATTATGTGGGAACAGGCGGCGCTGAAGTCAGGAAATAACAAATTACCCTTTGAAAGTAAACTTATAATACATCACTTCATTGCCGCATAA
- the LOC6497036 gene encoding phosphatidylethanolamine-binding protein homolog F40A3.3 codes for MSLVRLRSLRNLQCNTFSSLWNNFARCTTAVNAGKISNHISDPAAIRTLKTFSAGSEYPILTKEFAFTGAKRNYSSKAIAKTMEEHCVVPDVIEKAPTATATVEYPCDISVKPGQILTPTQVKDEPCVKWEADSSKLYTLCMTDPDAPSRKEPTFREWHHWLVGNIPGCDVSKGEVLSAYVGSGPPKDTGLHRYVFLIYEQRCKLTFDEKRLPNTSGEGRGGFKIATFAKKYALGTPVAGNLYQAEYDDYVPILYKQLGA; via the coding sequence ATGAGTCTGGTTCGTCTACGGTCGTTGCGTAATCTGCAATGTAACACTTTTAGCTCCTTGTGGAATAACTTTGCCCGTTGCACCACCGCTGTGAATGCCGGCAAAATCAGCAACCATATCAGTGACCCGGCCGCCATTAGAACGCTGAAAACTTTTTCGGCAGGAAGCGAATATCCCATTTTAACCAAAGAATTCGCATTTACTGGAGCCAAACGAAATTACTCGAGCAAAGCTATTGCCAAGACAATGGAGGAACACTGCGTGGTACCCGATGTTATCGAAAAGGCCCCGACGGCCACCGCCACTGTCGAGTACCCATGTGATATCAGCGTAAAGCCGGGCCAGATACTGACCCCCACCCAGGTGAAGGATGAACCGTGTGTTAAGTGGGAGGCGGACAGCTCTAAGCTCTACACCCTATGCATGACCGATCCGGATGCCCCCAGTCGCAAGGAACCCACGTTCCGCGAGTGGCACCATTGGCTGGTTGGCAATATTCCCGGCTGTGATGTCTCGAAAGGAGAGGTGCTCTCCGCCTACGTGGGATCAGGTCCTCCGAAGGACACTGGTCTCCATCGGTACGTTTTCCTCATTTATGAGCAGAGATGCAAGCTGACCTTCGATGAGAAGCGCCTGCCGAACACCAGCGGCGAAGGTCGTGGAGGATTTAAGATTGCAACATTTGCCAAGAAGTACGCCCTCGGCACTCCCGTGGCTGGCAATCTGTATCAGGCGGAGTACGACGACTATGTGCCCATTCTCTATAAGCAGTTGGGAGCTTAA
- the LOC6498462 gene encoding uncharacterized transmembrane protein DDB_G0289901, with the protein MDFRQMNRDAYGVGQRRGMGTSSGGAGGGGGGLGPQSSSFGNSSGFGNYGGGGGGGGYGGNRNQSPDGGNFNRGNYNAQSSGGANRDFNGPGSNNNWRSFDDRSGFNSNNQRFENSNNNSDMRRGDFEDNFRSQGQQSNMGRLMDQQPIRNSGNFNQDNFNRGNQQSQSRFFEDEIRNRGSFGQNDGAAFGGNSRSFGGNGNLADNFNEQPSPNFGDQRAGFNDNFGRNGGGGNFGQNFGSSRSNFQEDNRDFDNFNNRGSGGFNNSSGGSGGFNNNSGGSGGFNNNSGGPSGGYNNSGGAGGFNNSGASGGYNNSGGSGGYNNFGGSGGFNNSGGSGGFNNSGGSGFSNNISRSFQEANSRNWNNSQSTSFQSSGYQSAGGGGGGGALSGWEASQRAFNSKRNQLQKVNVNNGGAVRKPTQQPAVKAVQNIRNNPKAAAVVRKSITNNGNKPSVKPVGGPNKAPIGAPNKPKAAPTSGNASTVVRKAPVSGQQPGKVATGSGKVDTGAPKTGPGAGRTGTAGKSGPPVNKGGQGQARPPAQGGKSAALIPKNIPVSNIQDPEIGQKRVAPPPPQSNEPVSKAEKKWRRVARKRGFLMGGFKIPYLNDQPRKMPQPEADSYAVAFFEQHFNYSTNQDADDEDYSSAAIVLNEDSEDEGVDDAKSSRKVSKRCRKRLRSEWAPLYESKKYNDWANWWKDYKTVGEEINKQLKDCGDLNLEHCFLPNLPKLSTEQVIFAIIKSAHYGLGKNADVPFDTLKTIFTLMNRTFLDNVTEVNMQEIQDIIRGIPNDLWVYKMKSMVYLWVKYKAIANSTSKVEDAVRDQQATAREWKSPCFHWLAKQAFDEIFAISATEWDKHAETFPAAVQE; encoded by the exons ATGGACTTTCGTCAAATGAATAGAGACGCTTACGGAGTCGGCCAGCGGCGTGGAATGGGAACTTCATCTGGCGgcgctggtggtggtggcggcggcTTGGGTCCCCAGTCAAGTTCGTTTGGAAATTCTTCCGGATTTGGTAATTATGGTGGAggtggcggcggtggtggtTACGGAGGTAACCGTAACCAGAGTCCGGATGGCGGAAACTTCAACCGCGGCAACTACAACGCCCAAAGCAGTGGCGGCGCCAACCGCGATTTTAATGGCCCCGGCTCCAACAACAACTGGCGTTCTTTCGATGATCGCAGTGGCTTTAATTCGAATAACCAGCGCTTCGAGAACTCAAATAATAATTCCGATATGCGGCGCGGTGACTTCGAGGATAACTTCCGTTCCCAGGGCCAGCAGTCCAATATGGGACGTCTGATGGACCAGCAGCCCATCCGAAACTCCGGTAATTTTAACCAGGACAATTTTAATCGTGGCAATCAGCAGTCGCAGTCAAGGTTCTTCGAAGATGAAATAAGGAATCGGGGCTCTTTTGGACAAAACGATGGCGCCGCCTTTGGCGGCAATTCCCGTTCCTTTGGTGGGAACGGCAACTTGGCCGACAACTTCAACGAGCAGCCATCGCCCAACTTCGGCGATCAGCGTGCCGGCTTTAATGACAATTTTGGACGCAACGGAGGTGGCGGAAACTTTGGCCAAAACTTTGGCTCTTCTCGCTCCAACTTCCAGGAGGACAATCGCGACTTTGATAATTTCAACAACCGCGGATCGGGCGGCTTTAATAATAGCTCTGGTGGATCGGGTGGCTTCAACAACAACTCTGGTGGATCGGGAGGCTTCAATAATAATTCTGGAGGACCATCTGGAGGTTACAACAATTCTGGAGGAGCGGGCGGCTTCAATAATTCGGGAGCATCAGGAGGTTACAACAATTCCGGAGGATCTGGAGGCTACAACAATTTCGGAGGATCAGGAGGCTTCAACAATTCGGGAGGATCAGGAGGCTTCAACAATTCGGGAGGATCGGGCTTTAGCAACAACATTAGCCGCAGCTTCCAGGAAGCCAACTCTCGCAACTGGAACAATTCACAGTCGACTTCATTCCAGAGTTCCGGATATCAGTCCGCCGGCGGAGGGGGTGGAGGTGGCGCCCTTTCTGGCTGGGAAGCGAGTCAGCGTGCCTTCAACTCGAAGCGCAACCAGCTACAGAAGGTTAACGTCAACAACGGAGGAGCTGTTCGAAAACCAACACAGCAGCCTGCTGTCAAGGCAGTGCAGAATATCCGTAACAATCCAAAGGCGGCGGCCGTAGTCCGTAAGAGTATTACCAACAATGGAAACAAACCATCGGTGAAGCCAGTTGGCGGGCCGAACAAGGCTCCAATTGGAGCACCCAATAAGCCGAAGGCGGCTCCCACTTCCGGCAATGCCAGTACAGTCGTCAGAAAAGCTCCCGTTTCCGGACAGCAACCAGGCAAAGTGGCGACCGGATCAGGAAAAGTTGATACTGGAGCTCCCAAGACTGGACCAGGGGCAGGCAGAACGGGAACAGCTGGCAAGAGCGGACCGCCAGTCAATAAAGGTGGCCAAGGGCAGGCCAGACCTCCAGCTCAAGGTGGCAAATCGGCGGCTCTGATTCCGAAAAATATTCCAGTTTCCAATATTCAAGATCCGGAAATCG GACAAAAGCGCGtagctccaccaccaccacagtCGAACGAGCCAGTATCCAAGGCCGAAAAGAAGTGGCGTCGCGTGGCTCGTAAGCGCGGCTTTCTAATGGGCGGCTTCAAGATTCCCTATCTGAACGATCAGCCGAGGAAGATGCCCCAGCCGGAGGCCGACTCGTACGCCGTGGCCTTCTTTGAGCAACATTTCAATTACAGTACAAACCAGGACGCCGACGACGAGGACTATTCGTCGGCTGCCATCGTACTGAACGAGGACTCGGAGGATGAAGGCGTGGACGATGCAAAGTCCTCCCGCAAGGTCAGCAAGCGCTGCCGGAAGCGGTTGAGAAGCGAGTGGGCGCCGCTCTATGAGTCGAAGAAGTACAATGACTGGGCTAACTGGTGGAAGGACTACAAGACTGTTGGCGAGGAGATCAACAAGCAGCTCAAGGATTGCGGCGATCTTAACCTGGAGCACTGCTTCCTCCCCAATTTACCAAAGCTCTCCACCGAGCAGGTGATCTTCGCTATCATTAAGTCAGCCCATTACGGCCTTGGCAAGAACGCAGATGTGCCGTTCGACACCTTGAAGACTATCTTCACTTTAATGAATCGGACTTTCTTGGATAACGTTACCGAGGTGAACATGCAGGAAATCCAGGACATCATTCGCGGTATACCCAACGACCTCTGGGTATACAAGATGAAGAGTATGGTCTACTTGTGGGTCAAGTACAAGGCTATCGCCAACTCCACTTCCAAGGTCGAGGACGCTGTCCGGGATCAGCAGGCTACGGCCCGAGAGTGGAAGAGCCCATGTTTCCACTGGCTGGCCAAGCAGGCCTTCGACGAAATATTT gCAATTAGCGCTACCGAATGGGATAAGCATGCCGAAACATTTCCGGCTGCTGTTCAGGAGTAA